The genomic DNA CGTCTTTTTCTCCAGTGTCGACGAATTGTTCAATGCCCTGGAAGCGGTCACAACGAGAAGCGAAGCTGGTGGTGGTCTGTCGACATACAACGCTCTTGAAACGGCTGTTGCGAGTCCGTGGAATGCCGCTGCCCGGAAGGTCGTCATGCTGCTCGGTGACGCGGAACTTGACCACGATTCGACACCCGACTGGGATCAGCTGCTTCGTCACGCATTTTCTGCCGATGTCGTTGAGTTCTTCGTCATTGACCCCGATGAGAACGTTGATGAGTCAGTGAAGAATCTCGCTCTGAACACAGGCGGGCACGTCACGACGGCGCAGACACTCAAACCCCTCATTGTCGAGGAACCGACGGCTAAGGTTTCAACTATTCCTCCAGCGAAGATCGGCGAGGATGTTGAGTTTGACGCTTCCGGTTCATTCGCCGCTGAGGGCCCCATTGTCTCCTACGAATGGGATCTCGACGGTGATGGCACCTTTGAGGTCACGAGCACATCGGACGGCGGAGTCGCCGCCAACCCGATTCACGCCGCTCGTTTCGACGCGCCCACCAACGCGACGATCACTCTGCGCGTGACCGATAGTTACGGGAAGACTGCGACAGCTACCGCACCGCTCGTTGTGACGCGCGATGGTGATCTCATCGATGACGCCGTCGATAACTGTCCTGCGGATCGTAATGAGGATCAGATGGACTCCGATGGTGATGGGATCGGTGATGTATGCGATGACTTCCCTTACGGTGACCCCGACCCGGCGCCACTGCCTGACACCAGCGTGACTGTCTCGACGCTCAAAGCCGAAGTCGGATCGACGATCTCTTTCACCGCACTCGGCTTCGCAAGCGGGCAGGATGTGACCTTCACTGTTTACTCCGAGCCGATCGTTGCCGGAACTGCTCACGTCGGTGCTAACGGAAAGGCAACGTTGGAATGGACTGTTCCGAAGGACTTCCCGACAGGACGGCATCGAGTTGTCGCTTCGATTGAGAATGGGCATCATGCTGAGATGACATTTGAGGTCCTCGCGCAGCCGGATACCACCGAGCCTGGACCCGATGTGGAGACTCCGGACGTAACCGAGCCCAAGCCCGATGTGGAGGCTCCGGATACAACTGAGTCTAAGCCCGATGCAGAGAGTCCGGATGCAACTGAGCCCAAGCCTGATGCGGAGGCTCCGGATGCAACCGAGCCTGGGCCTGGGAAGAAGGCCCCGGATGCTCCCGATCCTCGGTCTGATGCGAAGACTCCAAACGCACCCAGCTCCACTAAATCGACGGCTGTGACGCCGAAGGTGCGGAAAACCACAGCACAGAGCCTTGCCGTCACCGGTATGGAACCCGTGTTGATCTGGGGCACCGCACTTCCCACTTTCCTCTTAGGCGTTGCGCTTTGTGCGAAGAGGAAGCGGCAGAGCGCGTAGGCGTTGTGTTGTCTGATATCGCAGTGCGGGGCATGAAGAGAGACCTTCATGCCCCGCACTGTATTGAGCGCAATGATACAGACTCATCAGATTGACGAGGACGATGCCTACTTCGTGACCTGCATGCATCCTGGTTGAATGACACGTGCTGTTGTTCGAGCATTGATCTGCCGATCTGTGGATTCGCCGATGTGCCGATGCGTGATCTACCGATCTGCCGATGCGCCGATGTGCGCCGAAAGTTAGCCTTTCACGTCGTCCTGCCAGCTCAGCATTCGTACTCATACTGGCTGATGCGGGAGTTTGACTACGTCAGTGCCGATAGTTGTCAGCGCGTCATGTGGTGCATGCGCGGCAGCGAGAAACTCCGAAAAACACCAAAATATCTAAAACGCTAGACTGGTATAGACGGGTCTAGTAGTGTGGGTGGATCGACTCAGCAAAGAGGCTGGGCGATGTGGTGGAAGGTGTACGAATGATTGCAGAATCTCAAGTTGCTGACGTGATGTTCACTCTCCGTGACTGTGGTTTGCCAGTTGCGACTGGTCAGGATGCTCATGTTGAGCGTGTGCTCGATACTCCGATCAGTGAACAGGTGTTCAGGCATATTCAGGAGCGAGCCAAGGGGATTGGGGTGTCTCAAGAATTCAAGAAAATTCTCGAGGCTTTCCCAACTCGGTCCGGACATACTCCAGCTGGTTTTCGGCGGATGTTGAAATTTGAGGGGAATGAACTCACCGTCGACCTCGTCAGAGACATTAGCTGTGACGTTGACTCCTTGAAACGGCCGACAAAGGTTCTGTACTCGGCGGATTCGGCAAATCCGTATGAGGTGGCTCCTATTGCACCTTTCTTGTCGAACCTCACGTGTAACCCCGGAATTATCTATGATCTCTTTCTTAATGACCCCTCGGCGAATGTCGGTGGAAAATTTAAGAATCGTGACGAGGTGATTCAGGAACTCGGAGATATTCTTGGCCCAGGTTGCGATATTTCAGTTGAACTGAATAACCCATTTGAAATGGATTATTCGCGCATTATTGAGGAGGTTGAGAGGTTCAAGGAAATTTTGACACCTTGGCGACTCGTCGTGAAAGTTCCTCATACTGGTCCAGTTAATGCAACGAATGTTGAGCAGCTTCTCATGGGAGACAAGCGACTCAGCACGCCGTACGGTGAAGGAACAACTGAGGACCGGTTGCGTGGGCACAATCTTGCATTACGACTTGCGCAGGACGGCTACAAGGTGAACTTCACGTTGATGTTTGAGCCGTATCAGACTCAGATGGCTCTGCAAGCACGCCCATATTTTATCAATTCGTTTATCCGACACAGAAAAATGCAAACGGAGCGGATTTATGGTCTCATGAGGGCCTTTGAGGCTACGGGAGATCGTGCCTTCCTCAAGGATCTTCGGTCGTACATGATGGAAGTGGACCTGCTTCCTGACGGTGCACATTCGTGTGATCTGATGTCTGTGCTTGACCAGGCCACAGCTCTTCTTCATGTCAGAGGCGTGAATGACTCCGGTGCGGTGGGAGACGGACTCGATGCGGTGCGTCATTCGTTGCGAGCTCTAAGAAACTCTCATCTGCCTGACACGCGTCTGATCATCTGTTCGATGGAAGGCGACTACAACTACCCCGATATTGATCGCTTGGTGATGGAGCCAGAGTTCGCCGATATGGCGCATCGAATCATTATTACCGCCGAGCCGCAGTACCTTGCTCGTTTTACGTCAGCGAACCAGGTTGTGAGCTATCAACGTCGATTTATGAACGCGGCGGCAGGACAAAAATAAGCATCAGCGATTCGGGCTGAGGAAACACAATTCTTCCGGATTTAGGGAGCTTTGACACCGTTGTTAAAAATTCTACCTATCCGGAATGTAGTACCCACAGTATTCAGTACTCAACGGCAATGGAGCCAGGAGAAAAACCATGAATCTGACAGTCGAAGAATATGCGCAGCACTTTGATATGGCGCTGCACCTACAGAGTTCAACCGAGGAGGACATCCGAGGTCATGCTCGCGCTGCTCGCGAAGCCGGTGTCGCCGCGTGCTACACCAACTCGATGTGGACACCAGTTGTCGCGCAGGAACTTCACGGATCACAGGTGCGTGTGGGGACGGCGATCTCGTTCCCTTACGGTTGCACATCGACTGCGATGAAATTCGCGGAGATTGATGAGGGACTCGAATGCGGTGCAACCGCAGTCGATATGGTGGTCAATATCGGTCGGCTTAAAGAAGGAGATGATGCCTATATCGCCAAAGAAATCGAAGGACTCGTGGAGAGAACTCACGGTGTTGCGATTTCCAAAGTCATCTATGAGGTGTGTTTCTTGACCGATGATGAGATTCAGCGTCTCACACGCATCTGTTGTGATGCCGGCGTGGACTATGTCAAGACTGCTACGGGATCTGAAGGCTTCCCCACAGAAGCTCAAGTGAAAATCATGAGAGATTCGATCACCAATGAGTCAACGAAACTCAAAGTTTCTGGTGTGCCGCGGACGTTCACCATGCCGGCAACCCTGTGGATGATCGACAAACTTGGTGTCTCCCTCATCGGCACTCGCTCCGCAGCAAAACTCGTCCGTCAGTACGCCGACTACTGTGCCGAGAACTAGGAGAGGGTGAGACCAATGGCTGATTATTTGATTGGTATCGATGCGGGAACAACGGGCTGCAAAACCATCGTTTTTGACCTTGATGGACATATCCTCGGTCAGGACTACCGTGAATATCCCTGTGTCTACCCTGGACCTGGACTAGTCGAACAGACCTACGACGACATCATCCCTCCGCTGATCGACTCATGTCGCGCTGCGGTTGAAGCATCTGGGGTTCCGGCTGAAGAAATCCGTGCGCTTTCTTTCTCATCCCAAGCACCACTTCTGGCAATGGTGGACCACAACGGGGAATTAGTTCGGCCCTTTGTCTCCTGGCAAGATCTCAGGGGTGCCCCGTATATTCCACGGCTGCGTGAAAGTTACGGAGCTGAGAAGTTCTATCGCGAAAGCGGCGATCCGCTCGGGACAAATTCCGCAGCTCCGAAATGGGTATGGCTCAAAGAACATGAGCCGCAGAACTGGGCGAGGACTGCGTGGTTCCTCTCAGAACAAGAGTTCCTCATGAAGGAATGGGGAGCGCGAGAGTACTGGACGGACTTGTCATCTGCATCCCGCGAAGGGATGCTGGATGTTGACACGATGCAGTGGTCAGAAGCGATCCATGACCTCGTCGGTATTCCCATTTCACGGCGCGCTCAGGTTGTGGCGCAACCTGGAACTCCGATTGGCACGATCAGCGCGGACATTGCTCGTAAGACCGGACTGAGTGAGAAGACACTCCTGTGTTTGGGAGCGCATGACCAAAACTGTTCGACCTTTGGTGGAGGCGCCGTCCGCGGTGGTGACTGCGTGATGGTCATGGGAACGTTTGGTTCATGCTACGTCGTGATGGATGAACCGCTGCGGGATCCTCAACGCAAACTCGTGGTCAAGCCGAATCACGGTATGGGGAATTGGACAATTGAGGCATTCTCGAATACCTCGGCCTCGTCATTTAGGTGGTACCGCGATACCTTCTGCGAGGCAGAGCAAATTGCCGGACGCGTGGCAGACCTCGATCCCTATGACATCATCACCACCCAAGCGCAGAAGGCTCCTATCGGGGCACATGGGGTGACGTTCCTGCCGTATCTTGGTGGAGCTTCCGGTGCTCGCCAAAATCCAGATGCGAGGGCGAATTTCTCAGGGATGACGCTCGCGACGAAAAAGACGGATATCGCACGTGCGGTTCTTGAAGGAGTGTCATTTGAGATGCGTGACATCCTCAATGCTCAGGCGGCCGCGGGGATTGAGATCGGAACAATTCGTCTTGTTGGAGGCGCAGCAAAATCAGCTTTCTGGTCACAGATGCTGGCAGATATTTTCCAACGCCCCATTGAGATCCTTCGGACCTCAGAGGCTGGATGCCTGGGAGCGGCGATGTATGCGGGTGTAGGTGCAGGACTCTATGAGTCGTGCCAAGCAGCCGCTGATCGTGCGGTTGCGGTTGTTGGTCGCTTCGAGCCGAACCCTGACAACGCGCAAGCATACGACGAAGCATTCGAGCGCTTCGTCAATACCTACGAGGGACTAGCAAGCACGGTGTTCTAGGAGGACAACAATCGAGTAGTGATGCGGGAGCGCCGCTTGCGGCGCTCCCGCATACTGGTTGGGGATCGTCACTTCGTGTGACCGTAGTCAAAATGAAGTTTCATTCGGTCTCCGCGGAAGAGAATTTTTGAGTACTCGAAGGCTTGATTGTGGTCGGTGTAGATCTGGTCCTCAAGTAAGAGAAGTGGAGACGCAGTCTTGAGACCAAGAAACTTTGCTTCTTCGGGTGTTGCACCAACGGCCTCAAGTTGTTCGTGTGTCTTCGCTGCTCGCAGCCCGTATTCGCGTTCGAGGATGACGCACAACTGGTCATTGAGTAGATCGAATGTGTTGAGCTCTGGTGCGAGGTGCACAGGAATGAACGAGCGATGGATACTCACCGGAGCTTCATCAATGAAGCGCCGCCGGACGATTTCGTGAACGGGAACAGAATGGGTGATTCCAAGTCCATCGCGGACCGTCCTTGACGGAAGTGTTGTGTCCATACGGACAAGTTCGGTCCGAATTTTATATCCCATGTGCTCAAGCTGTTCTCTGATTCCCTGATACGCGGGTGAGAGGGCAGCAATTTTCGTCTCTGCGACGTACGTTCCCTTTCCTGGGACTCGATAAAAGAAACCGTCATCAACGAGGCTGTTGAGCACTCCTCGAAGAGTCATTCGGGAAACACCGAACATTTCTGTGAGCGCATTTTCTGAGGGTAAACGATCTCCTGAAGAAAGCTCTCCCGACTGAATCAACTGACGGAACGTATCTTCAATCTGTGCGTAAAGCGGAATTGAAGAGTCTCGGTCCAGTGGTCCAAATTTCATGAGAACTCCCAGTACTTCAGAAAGCTGTTGTACAGAGTCTATCGGAAACGGATCTCCTGTGGTTTCGCTGTCTATTGTGGCGCTGCGCGCTGAGAGCAGGGCGAACAACTTGGGGCCGAATTGGTGCGATCGATGTGCGCTTACACAAAACCTTTAGTGTTGATTCATCAGGGTTTCTCCCTCGTGGAAGTCCGGTTTAACGAGGGTGTGGTCGGGCTGGATCGGAGCTTCTGTGTGGATGCGTTGCAGGAGCAAAGTAACCGTTTGATGCGTCAGTTCCCCCATCCGCATGTCGAAGTAGGAGGGGTGCATCAGAGTATGCGATCGCATGGGATCCCATGAGCTAGCTAAGAGGCTGACATGACTACCCGGTGTCAGCCCGATAGAGTCCAACGCATTGCACCAGTCATCGGTGGGAACACCTGGCGCTAACAGCAGAGCGTCCCCTCTGCGGGTGTTTAACCCGGCCAGATGGTCGAGGGTGTGTTCATACGAGGTGTACACCCGATGCTCATCAACATGGATTCGCTGCTCGTTGGCCTCCGAGAAAACTCCTTGACGGAATCTCTCGATGAAGTTCAGATCGCGCAGGGTTTCATCACCGGGAACGAGGAAAGTGATCGAGCGGTGACCGCGCTTGCTCAATGTTCTTACCGCCTGTTGACCAGCCCATACGTAATCGGCGTCAATGGCGATGACTGGAGTATGAGCATCGGGAATTCCAACGAACACGGCAGGGGTCTGAGCGTCGGCAACCATCTGGGCGCGTGGGTCGTTGCTGAGGACTTCCATGATGAGTAGACCGTCGCACAGGGCGGTGTCAATGGTGCGGCGCAGTCCTTCGGTGCCTTCGTCATCGGTCACGAGGAGGAGGTCGTAGTTGTGCCGCCGTGCTTCGGATGTGAGGGCAACAAGGAACTGGTTCTGGGAAGCAGGGTCGGCACCTGAGTGGTGCGGAATCACGACGCCGATCACGTTGGATCGATTGGACTTCAAGGCCCTGGCTCCGAAGTTAGGCTGGTATCCCAGTTGCTCCATCGCTTTGAGGACGCGTTCCTCGGTCTGAGGGGCAACCGCACGCCGGCCGCTCATCACGTAGGACACGGTTGTCTGAGAAACACCGGCACGGCGTGCAACATCACGACTTGTCGGCTTTTTGTCTTTCATCGCTCTCCGCTCTTGACAACGTGTTCTGTGTCATTTTACTTTAGCTCCATCACCATGCGACTCGGGGAATGCAGACCGACCCCGGGTATGCTTGTGCAAGACGCATACGTATGCGCACCGATCAGAAAGGCTAGGGAAGAATGAACATCGACGTTCACTCCACCGGATTCGAGGTACGCCACGAACATCAGCTCATGCGAGTGGAAACCTGGGGGCCCGATGCGCTGCGTGTGAGGATTTCCCGCCACAGCCTCGACAAGGCTCACCACGGCGCACTTATTGATACCCCTGATCCCATACCGGCAACAGTGACCCACACCTCCGACACGATCCACATGGTTGCCGGCGACATTGCTGTTGATGTCCGTGTGGACGCCGGTGCCGGTAACCCGCGGCTTCTCACTCGCTT from Schaalia sp. ZJ405 includes the following:
- a CDS encoding GntR family transcriptional regulator codes for the protein MKFGPLDRDSSIPLYAQIEDTFRQLIQSGELSSGDRLPSENALTEMFGVSRMTLRGVLNSLVDDGFFYRVPGKGTYVAETKIAALSPAYQGIREQLEHMGYKIRTELVRMDTTLPSRTVRDGLGITHSVPVHEIVRRRFIDEAPVSIHRSFIPVHLAPELNTFDLLNDQLCVILEREYGLRAAKTHEQLEAVGATPEEAKFLGLKTASPLLLLEDQIYTDHNQAFEYSKILFRGDRMKLHFDYGHTK
- the deoC gene encoding deoxyribose-phosphate aldolase codes for the protein MNLTVEEYAQHFDMALHLQSSTEEDIRGHARAAREAGVAACYTNSMWTPVVAQELHGSQVRVGTAISFPYGCTSTAMKFAEIDEGLECGATAVDMVVNIGRLKEGDDAYIAKEIEGLVERTHGVAISKVIYEVCFLTDDEIQRLTRICCDAGVDYVKTATGSEGFPTEAQVKIMRDSITNESTKLKVSGVPRTFTMPATLWMIDKLGVSLIGTRSAAKLVRQYADYCAEN
- a CDS encoding LacI family DNA-binding transcriptional regulator, with protein sequence MKDKKPTSRDVARRAGVSQTTVSYVMSGRRAVAPQTEERVLKAMEQLGYQPNFGARALKSNRSNVIGVVIPHHSGADPASQNQFLVALTSEARRHNYDLLLVTDDEGTEGLRRTIDTALCDGLLIMEVLSNDPRAQMVADAQTPAVFVGIPDAHTPVIAIDADYVWAGQQAVRTLSKRGHRSITFLVPGDETLRDLNFIERFRQGVFSEANEQRIHVDEHRVYTSYEHTLDHLAGLNTRRGDALLLAPGVPTDDWCNALDSIGLTPGSHVSLLASSWDPMRSHTLMHPSYFDMRMGELTHQTVTLLLQRIHTEAPIQPDHTLVKPDFHEGETLMNQH
- a CDS encoding GDSL-type esterase/lipase family protein; the protein is MKAKFRKLLSGIVAAFLVTAALIPAAHADDSGKYLTMSLIGDSYTAGNGAGSYYGPKDSLRSTRNWGHTYANWLNRQGVHTTIRNYAHSGAVIQNVRDTQLPALDPDSDVVMLTIGGNDIQFEDIVRACFAPVVSSIDSCKKAIKHANDEFPRVVEQMKDLLGKVADKIRPGAQIVLVGYPLLSIENTQWTLKPWFWGDPYPAAQEIRKFGQNATVGQQHLADEWDRTQHNNVGLTYIPVEVLFAGHEPDPDPYKNNPIRWINEFLETEGKIGPDGKTVSQGTALKETSYWYHPNITGHEQIGQLLQEKVGIPDSVRTIRSFSRDVDVVFALEDSEATKESLDDLKKQIRRISTEVAQKAAEGGKNARFGLLTFRNSGDSGETVTNNGVFFSSVDELFNALEAVTTRSEAGGGLSTYNALETAVASPWNAAARKVVMLLGDAELDHDSTPDWDQLLRHAFSADVVEFFVIDPDENVDESVKNLALNTGGHVTTAQTLKPLIVEEPTAKVSTIPPAKIGEDVEFDASGSFAAEGPIVSYEWDLDGDGTFEVTSTSDGGVAANPIHAARFDAPTNATITLRVTDSYGKTATATAPLVVTRDGDLIDDAVDNCPADRNEDQMDSDGDGIGDVCDDFPYGDPDPAPLPDTSVTVSTLKAEVGSTISFTALGFASGQDVTFTVYSEPIVAGTAHVGANGKATLEWTVPKDFPTGRHRVVASIENGHHAEMTFEVLAQPDTTEPGPDVETPDVTEPKPDVEAPDTTESKPDAESPDATEPKPDAEAPDATEPGPGKKAPDAPDPRSDAKTPNAPSSTKSTAVTPKVRKTTAQSLAVTGMEPVLIWGTALPTFLLGVALCAKRKRQSA
- a CDS encoding xylulokinase, which codes for MADYLIGIDAGTTGCKTIVFDLDGHILGQDYREYPCVYPGPGLVEQTYDDIIPPLIDSCRAAVEASGVPAEEIRALSFSSQAPLLAMVDHNGELVRPFVSWQDLRGAPYIPRLRESYGAEKFYRESGDPLGTNSAAPKWVWLKEHEPQNWARTAWFLSEQEFLMKEWGAREYWTDLSSASREGMLDVDTMQWSEAIHDLVGIPISRRAQVVAQPGTPIGTISADIARKTGLSEKTLLCLGAHDQNCSTFGGGAVRGGDCVMVMGTFGSCYVVMDEPLRDPQRKLVVKPNHGMGNWTIEAFSNTSASSFRWYRDTFCEAEQIAGRVADLDPYDIITTQAQKAPIGAHGVTFLPYLGGASGARQNPDARANFSGMTLATKKTDIARAVLEGVSFEMRDILNAQAAAGIEIGTIRLVGGAAKSAFWSQMLADIFQRPIEILRTSEAGCLGAAMYAGVGAGLYESCQAAADRAVAVVGRFEPNPDNAQAYDEAFERFVNTYEGLASTVF
- a CDS encoding transaldolase family protein; protein product: MIAESQVADVMFTLRDCGLPVATGQDAHVERVLDTPISEQVFRHIQERAKGIGVSQEFKKILEAFPTRSGHTPAGFRRMLKFEGNELTVDLVRDISCDVDSLKRPTKVLYSADSANPYEVAPIAPFLSNLTCNPGIIYDLFLNDPSANVGGKFKNRDEVIQELGDILGPGCDISVELNNPFEMDYSRIIEEVERFKEILTPWRLVVKVPHTGPVNATNVEQLLMGDKRLSTPYGEGTTEDRLRGHNLALRLAQDGYKVNFTLMFEPYQTQMALQARPYFINSFIRHRKMQTERIYGLMRAFEATGDRAFLKDLRSYMMEVDLLPDGAHSCDLMSVLDQATALLHVRGVNDSGAVGDGLDAVRHSLRALRNSHLPDTRLIICSMEGDYNYPDIDRLVMEPEFADMAHRIIITAEPQYLARFTSANQVVSYQRRFMNAAAGQK